In Solidesulfovibrio carbinoliphilus subsp. oakridgensis, the sequence CCCGCATATCGTCCTCGCCAGGGCGTTGCCGGCCACGGCGGAGCGGGAGGCCGGCCAGGTCAGCGACAGATGGCGCAGGAAATCCGCCGCCTTGCGGTCCTGGCCGAGGCCGTCGGCGGCCACGGCGGCCCGCAGCCAGACCTCGGGGGCCAGCGTCGGGTCGGCCTCGGTGAGCCAGGATTCGGCCAGGGCCAGGGCGGCCCCGTGATCGCCGCGCCGGGCCGCGCTCTCAAGGGCCAGATAGAGGGCGTCCCGGCCGAGAAACGATCCGGCCGGAGTGGCGGCGAGCGCGGCCAGGGCTGCGCCGGCTCCGGCCGGGTCGTCGGCCAGATAGAGGCCAAGGCCCCGGTAGTAGGCGGCCACGTCGGCGAGCGTCCCGGCCTGGGCGGCCGAGGCGGCCAGCCGGGCGGCGCCTTCCGCATGCCGCCCGGCCAGGACCTCGGTTGCGCCCAGGGCCACCTCGGCCGCACCCGGCCGGCCGGGTCCCCTTGGCCCGGCCGGGGTCCTGGCCGTTTCCGGGCCCGAGGCGGCCAGCCTGGCCGACCGGGGGAGCGGGATGTCGCCGGGTTTGCGCGGCGGCTCCCAGGCCGCGGCCTGGCCGGCCGGGCAGGACCCTGGAAGCGTCAGGCCGCCGAGGGCCAGGACCAGGAGCAGGACCAGGCCGGACACAACCAAACCAAATCGATCGGAGAAACGCTTTATTCCCGCCCTGGTCATGGCGTAATTCCCTACCTTGTCATGCGAGAAACGGCTAGTTTACTAGATGTGTGAAAGAAACAGAACCCTTGACTTCACGTGAAAATCGTGACTAACAAGCACGAGTTTACACGGTCCGCTTGCGTCATCAGGGCGTCGCGATCCTGGACGCGAGCCCTGCGCGTCTTCCACCCGTCAAGGAGGTCGGTATGTCCTTCGCGCAGTCCTGGGATTTCACGCCGGGCGCCCGCGTCGTTCTCGACGATCTGCGAAAGTGCTCGCGTGAATACGAGTGGCTGGAGGAACCTTACGTCTCGCCCGACGGCGAGACCGTGGCGATGGTCGCCGCTTTGCCGGACGCCGAATTTTCCCTGGCGGTCAACGGTGAAGTTTGGGAACAAACCTTTGACAAAATCTGGTATCCCCGCTTTTCGCCGGACGGCCGGCTGACAGCCCTGGTCCAGTCGGCCGGGGAATGGACCATGGCCGTGGACGGCGAACCCTGGGAAGACCAGTACGGCTACATCTGGGGCACGCTTTTCTCCAAGGCCGGGGACGTGATCGCCGCCCCCATCCAGGTGGACGGCAAGTACGGCCTGGTTTCCAATGGCGTAGCCTGGGAAACCCTCTATGACAATGCCAACCAGGTCGTCCTGTCGGCCGACGGCAGCGCCACCGCCGCCGTGGTCCAGGTCAAGCCCCTGGCCCAGGCCGACATCGAGACCTTCCAGCAGGGCATCTTCAGCGTGGCGGTCAATGGCGTCGCCTGGGACTCCATCTTCGTCAACTGCTGGAATCCCGCCTTCGACCCGGCCGGCAAGCACGTGGCCACCACCATCCGCCGCACCCTCTACGACTACTCCATCGCCGTGGACGGCAAGGCCTGGACAGGCGCCTACGCCTGCGCCTGGGCCCCGGTCTTCCATCCGGCCACCGGACAGGTGGCCGCGCCCGTGCGCAAGGCCGGAGCCTGGGGCATGGCCGTGGACGACGTCATGGCCTGGGAGCCCCGGTTCACCCAGATCTGGCATCAGGCCTACAGCCCGGACGGCGCAATCCTCGCCGCCATCGTGGCCCCGAAATTCGGCGAATTCACCGTGGCCATCGGCGGCCAGCCCTGGGACATCACCTTCCCAGTGGTCACCGATCTGGTCGTCAGCCCCCAGGGCGGCCGGGTGGCGGCGCTGTCGAGCGAGAACAACGCCAATTTCGCGGTCATCTGCGACGGCAAGGTCTGGAACGGCCGCTACGACATGGCCTGGCCGCCGGTCTTCAGCCCCGACGGGAAGCATCTGGCCGTGACCGTGCGCCAAGGCGGCAAGTACACGGTGCTGTGCGACGGCAAGGCCTACGCCCAGAGCTTTGACCGGTGCTTTGACCCGGCCTTTTCCCCGGACGGGACCCACGTCCTCATCCGGGGCATCGCCGACGGCAAGGTCTATCGGATCGTGGCCCCGGTTACCGCCTTCACCGGCTAGGAGGGAGACATGCACGCGCTTTACGATCTCGCCGTCGGCCCCCTGGCCTGGCTCGCCTTCGGCGTCTTTATCGTCTGTTCCGTCTACCGGCTTTTGGCCATGCGGGCCCTGGCCTTCCGCAAGGAAAAGGCCTTCGTGGCCTACATCAGCTGGCCCCACGCCATCAAGTCCCTGACCCACTGGTTCACCCCCTTCGGGGCCCTGGGCTGGAAGGAAAACCCGGGCGTCACCGTGGCCACGTTTCTTTTCCACGTGTGCCTGTTTCTGGTGCCCCTTTTCCTCATGGGCCACATCGTGCTCTTCGACACCTTCCGGGGCTGGTCCTGGCCGGCCCTGCCGGGGGCCCTGGCCGACGGCCTGTCCATCCTGGTCGTCCTCATCTGCGCCTACTTCCTGTGGCGGCGCATAAGCGTCCCGGAAGTCCGCTTCGTCACGAGCACCCAGGACTGGGTGGTGGTGTCCCTCGTGGGCCTGACCTTCCTGACGGGCGTTTTGGCCTATCATCGCATCGGCGACAACCTGGTTCTCACCACCCTGCACATCCTGTGCGGCGAGGCCATGCTGGTCGCCATCCCGTTCACGAGGCTCTCGCACATGTTGTTCGCGGTCTTTTCCCGCGGCTACATCGCCTCGGAATTCGGGTCCGTCAGACACGCCAAGGACTGGTAGCCACCGGAGGACGCCATGAGCACCATTGCCGATCGCCTCATCGAGGACACGGGCCTCAGGCGCGGAGTTTCCCGCCTGACCCCGGAGAAGATAGAAAAGGTATTCAAGGAACTGATCGCCGGCGAATGCGGCGCACGGCTCAAAACCTACGTCGAGACCTGCGTGCGCTGCGGCATGTGCGCCAAGGCCTGCCACTACTACATGTCGCACAAGGACCCGAGCTACACCCCCGTGGCCAAGGTCAGCCAGACCATGTGGAAGCTTCTGGCCGCCGGCGGCCGGGTCGACCCGGAGCTCATCTACCAGTGCGCCCAGATCGCCTACACCGAGTGCAACCTCTGCCGCCGCTGCATCCACTACTGTCCGCTGGGCATCGACACCGGCTACATCATGAGCGTGGTGCGGCGTCTTTGCCACAAGCTCGGCTGCACCCCGCAGTACATCCAGGACACCGCCCACAGCCACTCGGCCACCATGAACCAGATGTGGGTGAAAGACGACGAGTGGCCGGACACCCTGCAATGGCAGGAGGAAGAGGCCCGCGAGGAATTTCCCGGGCTTCGCATTCCGCTCGATGTCGAGGGCGCGGACTTCATGTACTCGGTCATCGCCCCGGAACCCAAGTTCCGCACCCAGCTCATCTACCAGGCGGCCGCCATCTTCAACGCCGCCGGCCTGTCCTGGACCATGCCGGCCACGCCCGGCTGGGACAATTCCAACATGGCCATGTTCTCCGGCGACGCCGAGATCATGTCCCGGATCGAACGCGCCCACTACGAGACGGCCCAGCGCCTGCGCGTCAAGCGCATCGTCATGGGCGAGTGCGGCCACGCCTTCCGGGCCGTCTACGACGTGGCCAACCGCTGGCTCGGCTGGAAATGGACGCCCGTGCCCATGGTCCACTCGGTGGAGTTCTTCTGGGAGCTGATCCAGGAAGGCCGCATCAAGCTGACCCGCAAGTACGCCGATCCCGTCACCATCCACGACCCCTGCAACATCATCCGGGGACGGGGCCTGACCGAAAAACTGCGCGACGTGGTCCACTTCCTGTGCGACAACGTCGTGGAAATGCACCCCAACCGGGAGCACAACTACTGTTGTTGCGCCGGCGGCGGCGTCATCAACTGCGGGCCTCCGTTTAAAAACGTCCGCATCGTCGGCAACTCCATCAAGGCCGAGCAGCTGAAGGCCACGGGCGTGCACACCCTGGTCGCTCCCTGCCACAACTGCCACGGCGGCCTGGAAGACATCATCAGCAAGTTCGACCTTGGCATGCACACCAAGTTCCTTGGCGACCTCATCTATGAGCTCATGGAGAAGCCCGAGGCCGAGTAACCCCGGCGCGCAGGAGAAACCGCTATGAAAAGACGCTCGAAAACGTCCCTGCTCCTGGCCCTGCTCGCCGCCGCGTTCCTGGCGGTTCCGGCGCTCGGCCAACAGGACATGACCACGGTTCCGGCCGAGGGCTTTGCGGCCAAGACGCGCCAGCCCGCGCGTTTCGCCCATGACGCCCACAACGAAAAGGCCGGCCTTTCCGACTGCACGACCTGCCACCACGGGGAAAAGGACGGCAAAAAGGACCCCACGGCCGATACCTCCGGCGTGCCCTGCTCCGACTGCCATACCGCCGCCGCCAAGTCCGGCCGCACCCCGCTCATGCGGGCCTACCACAAGCAGTGCATGGGCTGCCACCTGGCCCAGAAAAAAGGCCCCGTCACCTGCGGCGACTGCCACGAGCCGGTGAAATAGGGGGAAAAACCGGGGCTCTGCCCCGGACCCCGCCGGGGGGAATCATTCCCCCCGGACCCCCCGAAAGGGGGCGCGGGACGACGCAGCCCCGCGCCAACACGATCCTTGCAGGCGCGGCCGGGAAACCGGCCGCGCTTTTTTATCTTCTGGAACGGGTCTTGCTTCGCTGCCGGCAACACAAGGAGCCCCCATGCGCCATTGTCCGGTCCGGGTCCTGGCCCTGCTGTGTCTTGCGGGCCTCCTGGCCGCCGCCCCGACGCCGGTCCAAGCCCAGGAGGACCGGGCCGGCCCGCCCGTTGCCGCGCCCGTTTCGCCCCCCCTGGCCCCGGTTTCTCCCGCACCCGGCGCCGACGGATCCGGGGCCGTGCGGCGTCAGGTTTCCGACGCAAGGGCCTTCTCCACCACCTCCACCTGCTTCTACGGCCCCCAGATGGACCAGGGACAGGCCAAACGGCTGTGCGCCGACCAGACCCGGGCCAAGCTCCTGGACGCGGCCGCCGGAATCCTGGCTCCCGAGCCGGCCGTGGCCGCGGCCCGGCTCTCGCCGGGAGACGTGCGGGCCTTTGTCGACAGCCTGCTGCGGGTGGCCGTGGCCGACGAGGAGGTACGGCCGGCGGCCGACGGCCTGGCCGTGCGCTTGACCCTTCGGGCCGAGGCCCCGGCCGACACCCTGGCCGAACGGCTGGCCGCCTTTGCCGCCAACCCCGAACTGCGCGCCGCCGCCCTGGCCGAGACCGCCGCCCGGGACAGGCGCGCGGCCGAGGCCCGGCTGGCCGCCGTCCCTTTTGGCGCGGACCGGGAGTTCCGGGCCCGGGAAATCCGGGAAGGGATGCGCGAGGACGCGGCCTTTGCCGCCCGGCAGGTGGTGCCGGGCATGTCCATGGCCGGGGTCAAGGAACTCCTCGGCAATCCGCCGGCCATGAAGCAGGCGGTCATCGGGCCGGAGTCCTACGTCTGCGCCGGGTACGGCCGCGTCTGGGTCGTCTTCCGGGACGGGCTGGTCTCCTGCCTGCGCACCCGGCTCGATTATGTGGCCCGGTACGGCACCGACTGCCACTGCGCCGGAAACTACGCCACCATCCTCAAAAACGACTGAGCCGGGTCCGTCTTGACAGGTGCCCCGCGCGGCAGATAGATAAACCGTGCCGTAAAGCTCCCCCCCTCGACATTTCCCTTCACCATCAGCCGGAGGAATTATGAGGGCTCTCATAGTTGACGACGATTTTTACAGCCGCAGCTTTCTCGAATACATTCTGCACCCCTATGCCCGGTGCGATGTGGCAGTCAACGGCGAGGACGCGGTCATGGTGTTCAAAAAGGCCCTGGAGGCCGGGGAACCCTACGCCCTTGTCTTCATGGACCTGCTTATGCCCGTCATCGACGGTCCCCGGGCCCTGAACGAAATCCGGGAGATCGAAAAAGACTTCGGCCTGGACCACGACGGACGCTGCAAAATCGTCATCACCTCGGTCCTCGAAGACGGCGAGGAAACGCACAACGCCATGTACCTCGGCGGCGCGACCTCGTTTCTGCAAAAGCCTGTCGACGAAAAGTCCATTCTGGCCGAGTTGACGCGACTGGGCTGCATCACGCCCGAAGCGGAACGCTGAGGCGGGCGGCCCGGCCGCCCGCCTTTTCCTTTTTTTAACGTCTCCCGCCTTCCCGCCGCCCGGCACATGCCGTATGCTGCGGCATGCGCAAACGCCTGATCCTGGCCGGCGGCGGCCACGCCCACCTGCACACGCTTTCGCGGCTCGACCTTTTCCACGCCGCCGGCATCGACGTTACCTGCGTCGCCCCCACCCCCCACCTCGCCTACTCCGGCATGGGCCCGGGCATGCTCTCGGGCCGCTACGCCCCGTCCGACCTGCGCTTCGATATCGAGGCGATGGCGGGGAGGCGAGGGGAAAAGATGCTTCCGGCGGCCGGGGGGGATCATCCCCCCCGGCCCCCCCGGGCGGGGAAAGACGGGGCGGACGGCGAGGGGACGCTGTCGGGATTCATTCGGGGGGCGGTGGTCCGGGTGGTGCCGGAGGAGAGGCGGCTGGTGCTGGAGGACGGGCGGGAGCTTACCTACGACGCCGTGAGCTTTGGCCTGGGCAGCCGGGTGGTGGTGCCGTTTCCGGTGGAGACCAGTCCCCGAACGGCCGTTTTTCCGGTGAAACCCATCGAGAACCTGCTGGCCGCCCGGCGGCACATCGAGTCCCTGGCCGAGGCCGGACCGGTGCGGGTGCTGGTGGCCGGCGGCGGCCCGTCCGGGTTCGAGGTGGCGGCCAATGTCCTCGGGCTTTTTGCCAGCTGCGGCGTGAAAAAGCCGCTGGTGGCCGTGGCCGTCGGGCGCGGGCTCTTGTGCGGCTGGCCGCGCCGGGCCCGCCGGGCGGCCATACGGTCGCTGCGGCGCCGGGGAGCCCGGATCGTCTGCGGCCGGGTGGTGCGGCTGGCCGGCGGCCGGGCCCAACTGGCCAGCGGGGCCCACGAATCCTGCGACGTGCTGCTGGTGGCCACCGGCACCCGGCCGCCGGAACTCTTCTCCCGCTGCGGCCTGGCCCTGTCCCCGGACGGGGGACTGACCGTCAACGCCTTCCTGCAAAGCCCGATGCACCCGGAGATCTTCGGCGGCGGCGACTGCGTCCAGTTCGGCCCCCGGGAACTGCCCCGGGCCGGGGTCTACGCCGTGCGCCAGGGGCCGATCCTGTGCGCCAACCTGCTGGCCTATCTGACCGGCGGCAAACTCCTGCCCTTTCGCCAGACCGGCACCAACTTCCTGGCGCTTTTAAACTGCGGCGACGGCCGGGCCATTTTGCGCAAAGGCCCCTTCGTCTTCGAAGGGGCCTGGTGCATGGCCCTCAAGGATTGGATCGACCGGGGTTTCATACAGTCGTTTCCGCCCCGGCGTCCTCCGGCCTGACCGGACAGGCCGGCCGCTCCCGCGCCGGCCGGCCGACCACCGTCACCAGATCGTCCAGGAGCTTCTGCTTGTAGCTTTGCACCAGCGGCTCGTTGTGCATGATCATGTCGAGCTGCCGCGTGTGCATGAGCATGTAGCCGATGACGGTCAGCGCCCGCAGCATCTCGGGCTCGGCTCCGCCGCTTGCGCGCGCGAAGGAGGCGTCCTCGTTCACTTCGACCGTAAAACCATGGATCTCCAGGATCTCGGCCACGAACTCGGCCCGCCGCCGGCGGCGGGAGAATTCCGCCGCCCCGCCCTTGAACTGGAAGCTGACGTAATTCTCCTGGGGCCGGTCGCCGACGAGGGCCTCGACCGTGCAGAAATGGAACCCGAACCGCGAACTCAGGCACAGGTAGTTGCGCGAGACCATGAAGTAGTTGCGCTCGGCAAAAGACGAGTGCGAGGCCGCCTCCAGGTGCGGATTGGTCGAGGCCTGGGCGATGATCGACATGAGCCCCCGGCCGTCCACCGGCGGCGGCCCCTGCCAGGGGATGGCGACGATGCCGTCCCAGAGGGCCCCGACCGGGATGGAGCAGATCTCTTCGAGTTGCACGTACTTGCCCGGCACGTCGTGGGTGAAGCCGTCGTCGAGGTTGATAAACCACCACTTCATGGCCGTGCCCTTGTACTTGAGCTGCTTGGCCGCCCGCTTGGAGAAGTGGAAGTCCTGGCCGAAGGCGAACATCTCGGTCACGGACTTCTCGTGGCAAAAGCGGGTGATGTCGTGGAGCGTGCGGCAGTTTTCCGGGGCGAACTCCGGTATGTTGGGGTCGAGGAGATAAAGCGGCGTGATGCGATCCATGACCCGGCGCAGGATGGCGTGCATCGGGGTCTGGCGTTCCGGGGCCGGGGCCTGCCGGGCGGCCGCCTCGGCCAGGA encodes:
- the tmcB gene encoding electron transfer complex ferredoxin TmcB; its protein translation is MSTIADRLIEDTGLRRGVSRLTPEKIEKVFKELIAGECGARLKTYVETCVRCGMCAKACHYYMSHKDPSYTPVAKVSQTMWKLLAAGGRVDPELIYQCAQIAYTECNLCRRCIHYCPLGIDTGYIMSVVRRLCHKLGCTPQYIQDTAHSHSATMNQMWVKDDEWPDTLQWQEEEAREEFPGLRIPLDVEGADFMYSVIAPEPKFRTQLIYQAAAIFNAAGLSWTMPATPGWDNSNMAMFSGDAEIMSRIERAHYETAQRLRVKRIVMGECGHAFRAVYDVANRWLGWKWTPVPMVHSVEFFWELIQEGRIKLTRKYADPVTIHDPCNIIRGRGLTEKLRDVVHFLCDNVVEMHPNREHNYCCCAGGGVINCGPPFKNVRIVGNSIKAEQLKATGVHTLVAPCHNCHGGLEDIISKFDLGMHTKFLGDLIYELMEKPEAE
- the tmcA gene encoding acidic tetraheme cytochrome c3 TmcA; this encodes MKRRSKTSLLLALLAAAFLAVPALGQQDMTTVPAEGFAAKTRQPARFAHDAHNEKAGLSDCTTCHHGEKDGKKDPTADTSGVPCSDCHTAAAKSGRTPLMRAYHKQCMGCHLAQKKGPVTCGDCHEPVK
- a CDS encoding NAD(P)/FAD-dependent oxidoreductase, which translates into the protein MRKRLILAGGGHAHLHTLSRLDLFHAAGIDVTCVAPTPHLAYSGMGPGMLSGRYAPSDLRFDIEAMAGRRGEKMLPAAGGDHPPRPPRAGKDGADGEGTLSGFIRGAVVRVVPEERRLVLEDGRELTYDAVSFGLGSRVVVPFPVETSPRTAVFPVKPIENLLAARRHIESLAEAGPVRVLVAGGGPSGFEVAANVLGLFASCGVKKPLVAVAVGRGLLCGWPRRARRAAIRSLRRRGARIVCGRVVRLAGGRAQLASGAHESCDVLLVATGTRPPELFSRCGLALSPDGGLTVNAFLQSPMHPEIFGGGDCVQFGPRELPRAGVYAVRQGPILCANLLAYLTGGKLLPFRQTGTNFLALLNCGDGRAILRKGPFVFEGAWCMALKDWIDRGFIQSFPPRRPPA
- the tmcC gene encoding TmcC family electron transfer complex membrane anchor subunit, with the translated sequence MHALYDLAVGPLAWLAFGVFIVCSVYRLLAMRALAFRKEKAFVAYISWPHAIKSLTHWFTPFGALGWKENPGVTVATFLFHVCLFLVPLFLMGHIVLFDTFRGWSWPALPGALADGLSILVVLICAYFLWRRISVPEVRFVTSTQDWVVVSLVGLTFLTGVLAYHRIGDNLVLTTLHILCGEAMLVAIPFTRLSHMLFAVFSRGYIASEFGSVRHAKDW
- the tmcD gene encoding electron transfer complex subunit TmcD; its protein translation is MSFAQSWDFTPGARVVLDDLRKCSREYEWLEEPYVSPDGETVAMVAALPDAEFSLAVNGEVWEQTFDKIWYPRFSPDGRLTALVQSAGEWTMAVDGEPWEDQYGYIWGTLFSKAGDVIAAPIQVDGKYGLVSNGVAWETLYDNANQVVLSADGSATAAVVQVKPLAQADIETFQQGIFSVAVNGVAWDSIFVNCWNPAFDPAGKHVATTIRRTLYDYSIAVDGKAWTGAYACAWAPVFHPATGQVAAPVRKAGAWGMAVDDVMAWEPRFTQIWHQAYSPDGAILAAIVAPKFGEFTVAIGGQPWDITFPVVTDLVVSPQGGRVAALSSENNANFAVICDGKVWNGRYDMAWPPVFSPDGKHLAVTVRQGGKYTVLCDGKAYAQSFDRCFDPAFSPDGTHVLIRGIADGKVYRIVAPVTAFTG
- a CDS encoding response regulator, with product MRALIVDDDFYSRSFLEYILHPYARCDVAVNGEDAVMVFKKALEAGEPYALVFMDLLMPVIDGPRALNEIREIEKDFGLDHDGRCKIVITSVLEDGEETHNAMYLGGATSFLQKPVDEKSILAELTRLGCITPEAER